The Oreochromis niloticus isolate F11D_XX linkage group LG13, O_niloticus_UMD_NMBU, whole genome shotgun sequence genome has a window encoding:
- the sfr1 gene encoding swi5-dependent recombination DNA repair protein 1 homolog encodes MEITPKAAKLQREYCSPCSSVESSPCDYKEKHQPKLSASLRERLKRSRRSFISPLSVAKRLCVDDEENGQQVSADSQQPVNNPPVILGSVDVNRNEERAGSKTLSGPAPKSTQCPSGDFAQRLRKEVKDKTETLRRLKMVKMYRSKNDLTHLQTLTDKWRHCAQAALYELQSEVPIDGRKASLSELIDLFNLDDSILHFDRKEEDFTT; translated from the exons ATGGAGATCACACCTAAAGCAGCTAAATTACAGAGGGAGTATTGTTCACCATGTAGTTCAGTAGAGTCAAGCCCCTGTGACTACAAAGAGAAG CATCAACCGAAGCTGAGTGCCTCACTGAGGGAGAGGCTGAAGAGATCCAGGCGCTCCTTCATCTCTCCCCTCTCTGTGGCCAAACGTCTCTGTGTTGATGATGAGGAGAATGGCCAACAAGTTTCAGCAGATTCCCAGCAGCCCGTTAATAATCCTCCCGTGATTTTAGGCAGTGTTGATGTAAACAGAAATGAGGAGAGAGCAGGGAGTAAAACGTTGTCTGGGCCTGCTCCCAAATCAACACAATGTCCTTCAGGAGACTTTGCACAACGTCTCAGGAAGGAGGtgaaagacaaaacagagaCTCTACGTAGACTCAAGATGGTTAAAATGTACAGAAGCAAG AATGATTTGACTCATCTCCAAACATTGACTGATAAGTGGCGGCATTGTGCTCAAGCTGCGCTGTATGAACTGCAATCAGAAGTCCCTATTGATGGACGAAAAGCCAGCCTGTCCGAGCTGATTGACCTGTTCAATCTGGATGACAGCATTCTGCACTTTGACCGCAAAGAGGAGGACTTCACTACCTAA